In the Fundulus heteroclitus isolate FHET01 chromosome 23, MU-UCD_Fhet_4.1, whole genome shotgun sequence genome, gtgtttaatattttcattattattaatttaaggTGTGGAGCCATACTGTGATGGCAGACAGAATGATACTCATTGTTATGGAGCTTTGGGAGAAGCTGTGGACCTTCTGCTGGTGGACAACATCTCAGAAATACACAGATTCCAGTGGAAAAAGGACAGCTCAATAATATTCATGTGGAGAGTCAACAACATTATCTCTAGCACAAAGGAGAgcagatttctctttttttccagtaATGGAACAGTTAGGATCAATAACCTGAGCAGGAATGACAGCGGTGAATATAAACTTGAAATCCATGATGAAGACGGAAAGAGCTCAGCACAGAGAACTCTGCAGCTGTTTGTTCAAGGTAACCCAATGTTTATCTCCTTACATGTTCTacttcatttgttttttgactAATACAATAAACAGAATCTATAAAAAATATACGTTGAACATTTCATACAAAGCTTTGACATATATTCTGTATCTTTCAGAGTTAATACAAAATTCTAGAAATGTACcacatttagttttaatatttgaataaactttgtgttttttctgcgTTTCTCTCACAGCTCCTGTGTCCTCTGTCCAGCTGGTTTCTGAGTGTGTCCCCCAGGGAAAGCTAAAGGTGTCCTGTCTGTCTGAGGGTGGGGACAGTCCTCAGTACGACTGGACTCTGGATGGACACACACTGACAGACTCTGAGCTGTTTTCTAGAAATAATGAGACTAACATCATCTTTCTGAGACAAAACATCTCGGGCCGTCTGGTTTGCTCAGTCAGGAATAAAGTCAGTAATTCCTTTAAAGAGATGAAGATATCTGACTATGGTgagtgagaaaaatataaatatcatTCAATATGATGCTTACATGACTAATAGTTTGGTTTGCTTCTAGGTTGCATATTCATTAACTGCATTTCCAATGGGACACAAATATCTAAGTGGGTGTATAAAGAAAATAACAGCCTGTGTGTTGAACCAACAACAGTCCCGGTTGTGGGTAAGACGACACAGACAAATACTTCTACAAG is a window encoding:
- the LOC105920137 gene encoding uncharacterized protein LOC105920137, with translation MAVIGILLMLLQVAHGVEPYCDGRQNDTHCYGALGEAVDLLLVDNISEIHRFQWKKDSSIIFMWRVNNIISSTKESRFLFFSSNGTVRINNLSRNDSGEYKLEIHDEDGKSSAQRTLQLFVQAPVSSVQLVSECVPQGKLKVSCLSEGGDSPQYDWTLDGHTLTDSELFSRNNETNIIFLRQNISGRLVCSVRNKVSNSFKEMKISDYGCIFINCISNGTQISKWVYKENNSLCVEPTTVPVVGKTTQTNTSTSPDSNGQPWYITLLPVMAGLLAALVIVLIVGITFVCAHKKKKNVKVEEDDQELTYSDVRIVKKQERKVEQSVEVDVEYGKIKFSKRPQQDQSKSTVDDDTVYAQVSKGR